One Mangifera indica cultivar Alphonso chromosome 4, CATAS_Mindica_2.1, whole genome shotgun sequence genomic region harbors:
- the LOC123214673 gene encoding uncharacterized protein LOC123214673, giving the protein MYLVTRKRKEGRAYQDDNSIREKIARIEELQSRGESGEMLEEVITELGQERPGRVLLMGRGVTPIDLRGKGPSKDNYKFPEECIESIKSTLEKEVEEKLEVERAIIAQMKEELEVEKEKMTKEITEMKEKMEAESATMAQQILSVLVNQIAQVNPTMNVDALGSLITGLNSLQGGSTVQNNKRMVIDDAGKRVNIL; this is encoded by the exons ATGTATCTAGTTACtcggaaaagaaaagaaggacgTGCATATCAAGACGATAACAgtattagagaaaaaata GCTCGAATTGAAGAGTTGCAATCCAGAGGAGAAAGTGGTGAAATGTTGGAAGAAGTTATAACTGAATTGGGGCAAGAACGACCTGGTCGTGTGTTATTAATGGGGAGAGGTGTTACACCAATTGACTTGAGAGGAAAAGGACCATCAAAGGATAACTATAAATTTCCAGAGGAGTGCATTGAATCCATAAAATCAACATTGGAAAAAGAAGTAGAGGAGAAGTTAGAAGTAGAAAGGGCAATAATTGCCcaaatgaaagaagaattaGAAGTTGAGAAGGAAAAAATGACTAAAGAAATTactgaaatgaaagaaaagatggAAGCTGAAAGTGCAACAATGGCACAACAGATCTTGTCAGTGCTTGTGAATCAAATAGCACAAGTTAACCCAACTATGAATGTGGATGCACTTGGTTCATTGATTACAGGACTTAATTCACTTCAAGGTGGTTCAACTgtacaaaacaacaaaag gaTGGTGATTGATGATGCTGGAAAAAGAGTAAACATTTTATGA